In Helianthus annuus cultivar XRQ/B chromosome 9, HanXRQr2.0-SUNRISE, whole genome shotgun sequence, the following are encoded in one genomic region:
- the LOC110876705 gene encoding uncharacterized protein LOC110876705, which translates to MKGVGKDMAKYLGDFQFGVGVPNGAEAVLYSANRLLNAHYRDGSLAMLTVDFSNAFNLVDRTAFLNEVRKICPSISAWVDFLYGQPTRLYVGNDYIWSSTGVQQGDPLGPLLFALVLHPLVLRIRDRCKLLFHAWYLDDGTIIGDATQVAKALDIIRVEGPSLGLLLNIKKTEVFWPTCDGVKTQEGLFPREIGRPVHGVKLLGGAVSRDGQFISGLALKRAKCAVELMGCLKRLKDPQSELLLLRSCMGVAKLLFGLRTCQPSYVGEAVYVFDKGLRNAFEDIVVCRGAFFGDLQWRLASLPTRFGGLGICSAEDASSYAFVASRAQSWVLQDHILRECGGELLDSDYKGALDNLHSSLPDLDLGGFYIKDTAPIKAQKILANALYGEIVKTFEKKFAFSPRQQAVFECLRAPYAQDFLSVVPIEGLGQCMSAVEYRAILKYRLMIPLFPVDDPCPVCRKCCLDSFGEHAVHCKELPGFKYRHDLVRDVLYDVLKRAWISAKKEAPVNFLTDPLEGSSTLRPADILVFGWEGGKHACVDLTGVSPLVGLRDHGFVAGQAITKTEAGKVAKHEKACIENQHVFVPFAFDKFGALALDAVRFLKRVQQVVEISKRSTMSLGNDIATRASQLNESI; encoded by the exons ATGAAGGGGGTGGGGAAGGATATGGCCAAATATCTTGGCGACTTTCAGTTTGGGGTCGGCGTTCCAAATGGGGCTGAGGCGGTTCTTTATAGTGCGAACAGGCTCTTAAATGCGCACTACCGAGACGGGTCTTTGGCTATGCTTACCGTCGATTTCTCGAATGCCTTTAACCTTGTGGATAGAACTGCTTTTTTAAATGAGGTAAGGAAAATATGTCCATCCATCTCTGCTTGGGTTGACTTTTTATATGGGCAACCAACTAGGCTTTATGTGGGGAATGATTATATTTGGTCTTCCACGGGGGTTCAGCAAGGGGATCCTTTAGGGCCtcttctttttgcccttgttTTACACCCTCTTGTTCTCCGAATCAGGGATCGTTGTAAGCTTCTTTTTCACGCCTGGTACCTAGATGATGGGACCATTATTGGAGATGCTACTCAGGTTGCCAAGGCTTTAGACATCATTAGAGTGGAGGGCCCCTCCTTGGGCCTCCTTCTCAACATTAAAAAAACTGAAGTTTTTTGGCCTACATGCGACGGGGTGAAGACTCAGGAGGGTTTATTTCCGCGGGAGATTGGTAGGCCGGTGCATGGTGTGAAACTCTTGGGTGGTGCTGTCAGTAGAGATGGGCAGTTTATTAGTGGTTTGGCCCTCAAAAGAGCCAAATGTGCGGTTGAGCTGATGGGATGCCTCAAACGCCTTAAGGACCCTCAGAGCGAACTCCTCCTGCTTCGTTCGTGTATGGGGGTTGCTAAACTGCTGTTTGGGCTTAGAACGTGTCAGCCTTCTTATGTCGGGGAAGCCGTCTATGTTTTTGACAAGGGGCTTCGGAATGCGTTCGAGGACATTGTTGTTTGTAGGGGTGCCTTTTTCGGGGACCTACAATGGAGGTTAGCTTCCCTCCCGACACGTTTTGGGGGGCTTGGGATTTGTTCAGCTGAGGATGCCTCTTCCTACGCTTTTGTGGCTTCAAGGGCCCAATCTTGGGTTCTTCAAGACCACATCCTTCGCGAATGTGGGGGAGAGTTGTTGGACTCTGATTACAAGGGTGCTTTGGACAATCTGCATAGTTCTCTTCCCGATCTTGATCTTGgcggtttctacattaaagacaccgccCCTATTAAAGCCCAGAAAATtctggcgaatgccttatatggcgAAATCGTCAAGACATTTGAAAAGAAGTTTGCCTTTTCCCCTCGCCAGCAAGCCGTGTTTGAGTGTTTGCGAGCCCCCTATGCTCAGGATTTCCTGTCTGTTGTTCCCATCGAAGGTTTAGGGCAATGTatgtcggctgtggaataccgGGCTATCCTCAAGTACCGTTTAATGATACCCCTTTTCCCGGTTGATGACCCGTGTCCTGTATGTCGGAAGTGTTGCTTGGATTCTTTTGGGGAGCATGCAGTACATTGCAAAGAATTACCGGGCTTTAAATATCGACATGATTTAGTTCGAGATGTGTTGTATGATGTCCTTAAGCGAGCATGGATCTCGGCAAAAAAAGAAGCTCCGGTGAACTTCTTGACTGATCCATTAGAAGGGAGTTCTACGCTACGGCCCGCTGACATTCTTGTTTTTGGATGGGAAGGAGGGAAACACGCGTGTGTCGATTTGACAGGTGTGTCCCCCCTCGTTGGGCTAAGGGACCACGGGTTTGTGGCGGGACAGGCGATAACCAAGACAGAGGCGGGCAAAGTAGCTAAACACGAAAAAGCTTGCATCGAGAATCAGCACGTGTTCGTCCCGTTCGCTTTCGATAAATTTGGCGCTCTCGCCCTTGACGCGGTGCGGTTCCTAAAGCGGGTTCAacaggtg GTGGAGATTTCAAAGAGAAGTACAATGAGCCTTGGAAATGACATTGCAACAAGAGCAAGCCAGCTAAATGAATCTATATGa